A segment of the Vibrio aquimaris genome:
AGGGTTTTACAAACAGCAATGGATGTTAAAAGGGCAACCAGACCAATTAGAGATTGAAGGACTGCAAATTATTTTTTCACCCAGCGGGTGGTTGCTGCCAACAAATGATGAGAAGGCTTCTAGCTGTCAATCTTGGTTTAAACTCTTGTATCCAGAGCAAAGGGTACTCGATGAAACGCCAAAGCAGATAATAGAGCGCTTCGATAAAGGGCGCTATGATTGTAAATATATCTTTGCTCAGGGCAGACAAATTCGGGTTCAGCTAGTAGAAGGTAAGTTCAGTATTGGTATTGATAATGGCTAGATTGAAAAATGAGACATTTACATTGGTTATAATTGGCGCATTAAGTATAGTTCGCGCCGCTATTTGGCGGGTTGATAATTATGCAAAGTAAGCGGTCAGGTTTCTCTTTAGTTGAGCTTGTGGTGGTGATTGTGATTGTTGGCCTATTAGCAGTGGCCGCTTTACCGCGCTTTTTAGATGTGACAGATAGTGCTAAAAAAGCCAGCGTAGAAGGCGTTGCAGGAGGTTATGCCACTGGGGTTTTGTCTGCTCGGGCCCAGTGGGAGGCGGAGTCTCGTCCTTCAATTACAGTGAATA
Coding sequences within it:
- a CDS encoding MSHA biogenesis protein MshF — encoded protein: MLSKVDMLISPDRSRLVLWLVVICVLLLSLLTAVEKLQRDMSETAFQLAGKRMLERAGFYKQQWMLKGQPDQLEIEGLQIIFSPSGWLLPTNDEKASSCQSWFKLLYPEQRVLDETPKQIIERFDKGRYDCKYIFAQGRQIRVQLVEGKFSIGIDNG